The following proteins are co-located in the Desulfurococcus amylolyticus Z-533 genome:
- a CDS encoding proton-conducting transporter membrane subunit encodes MPCSLPVEALPALTVYLLIGGSFTLILFKALKVRASILRVYSGLYLVFAAASALLIYLEARRGVLIYVVGGFPSLIGIAYEVDLFSASMGLIIAVLSLAMYPLLGILDLNLNEYTMSLYLGLVAGLLGVTYTGDLFNSFVMLEVFTISMLGLIAASNTVRAYKAALRYGLLAFVTGLIYFLGATLMYFAVGALNMGYIATWNTRLFILGKAIYASLPLESVILFILILMTWSLIAEEALVPLHFWLPEAYSVASPAIAGLLAGVGEAVGYYLLLRLYYTLYSAIPEPVALMLRVLGMITIIVGGFGILYSDRLLSIISYSVILDSGYIAIAASLGPSGVPVVLAYVVAHAVVKPLLFITSGWAVSNRGGDKLGDLQGVFRGSRIMQLGFVTGAVAVIGIPPTVLFSAKLELYINLFNAMGTDPSLLLLLIVALLGSGLALAGFIKAVSVTVLSYSDNIGKPRGVVEAYVLVFTIIVVALGVAYSIMAQGFIEPASQSLIYERFNYVMKALSAIGR; translated from the coding sequence ATGCCATGCAGTTTACCCGTGGAGGCGCTACCAGCTTTAACTGTTTACTTATTGATAGGTGGCTCTTTCACGCTCATATTATTTAAGGCTTTAAAGGTGAGGGCATCTATTCTACGTGTTTACAGTGGTTTGTACCTTGTTTTCGCGGCTGCTTCAGCGTTGCTAATATATCTCGAGGCAAGGAGAGGCGTTTTAATCTATGTCGTTGGAGGCTTTCCCTCATTGATAGGCATAGCTTACGAGGTTGACTTGTTCTCTGCATCGATGGGATTAATCATAGCTGTACTCTCACTGGCTATGTACCCGCTTCTAGGCATCCTTGACTTGAATCTCAACGAGTACACTATGTCTCTCTACCTGGGTCTGGTTGCAGGGCTCCTTGGTGTAACTTATACGGGCGACTTATTCAACTCATTCGTCATGCTGGAGGTCTTCACCATATCTATGCTTGGATTGATTGCGGCAAGCAATACTGTTAGAGCCTACAAAGCAGCATTAAGGTATGGGTTGCTGGCATTTGTAACGGGCCTTATTTACTTCCTCGGGGCTACTTTAATGTATTTTGCTGTTGGAGCATTAAACATGGGTTATATAGCTACATGGAACACCCGGCTCTTTATACTGGGTAAAGCCATATATGCCTCTCTACCTCTTGAAAGCGTTATACTATTCATACTTATACTCATGACATGGAGCCTTATCGCTGAGGAAGCTCTAGTACCTCTACATTTCTGGCTTCCCGAAGCCTATAGCGTGGCTTCTCCAGCTATAGCCGGCCTACTAGCCGGGGTTGGTGAGGCAGTTGGCTATTACTTGCTGCTGAGGCTTTACTATACATTGTACTCGGCGATCCCGGAGCCCGTGGCCTTAATGCTCAGGGTTCTTGGAATGATCACAATAATTGTCGGTGGATTCGGCATCTTATACTCGGATAGATTGCTCAGTATAATATCGTATAGTGTAATACTTGATTCCGGATATATAGCGATAGCAGCATCTCTGGGTCCATCGGGTGTTCCAGTAGTATTAGCATATGTTGTAGCTCATGCTGTTGTGAAACCGCTTCTCTTCATTACTAGTGGATGGGCGGTCTCCAACAGAGGCGGTGATAAACTAGGTGATTTACAGGGAGTCTTCAGGGGAAGCAGAATAATGCAGCTTGGATTTGTGACGGGTGCTGTGGCAGTTATAGGTATACCTCCAACGGTATTGTTCTCAGCAAAGCTGGAGCTCTACATCAACTTATTTAATGCAATGGGCACTGATCCATCACTCCTATTATTACTGATTGTGGCCCTATTAGGAAGCGGGCTAGCCTTAGCCGGCTTCATTAAGGCCGTGTCAGTGACTGTTCTCTCATATAGCGATAACATAGGGAAGCCCAGAGGGGTGGTTGAAGCCTACGTTTTAGTCTTCACGATAATAGTGGTTGCTCTTGGAGTCGCATATAGTATCATGGCCCAGGGATTCATTGAGCCCGCCTCTCAATCACTTATATACGAGAGGTTCAACTACGTTATGAAAGCCCTTTCAGCTATCGGGAGGTGA
- a CDS encoding M20 family metallo-hydrolase, producing MLNKVIARIDSMRDEMARTLSELISIPAIGPDNGGEGEYDKAARLLDIIKDWGFTKIERYDAPDPRVKHGVRPNILAYYEGSDPNASRLWMLSHLDVVPPGDLSKWTVTKPFEPVIRDGKVYGRGSEDNGQAIVSSLYAVKALMELGVKPRRTVVLAFVSDEETGSKYGLGYLVEKHRELFRDNDLVLVPDAGVPDGSFIEIAEKSILWVKIRITGAQTHASTPHRGINVHAVASRITSNLYRYLYKKYSERDELFDPPLSTFEPTMTFNPSNAPNIIPGEYGVVFDCRILPKYSIDDVLRDMKNTCKNTIRRFKGLASGKPGFNIEVLQRLDAPAPTPKDSEIVRLLERALREVRGIQPRVGGIGGGTVAALFRKIGLPAAVWSTIDEMAHQPNEYAKIDNLVNDAKVMAALMLY from the coding sequence TTGCTTAATAAGGTGATCGCTAGAATAGATTCTATGCGGGATGAAATGGCCAGGACTCTCTCCGAATTGATCAGCATACCGGCCATCGGGCCTGATAATGGTGGTGAAGGCGAGTACGATAAGGCTGCTAGATTGCTTGATATAATCAAGGACTGGGGCTTTACAAAGATAGAGAGGTATGATGCTCCTGATCCCCGTGTTAAACACGGTGTAAGACCCAATATTCTAGCATACTATGAGGGCAGCGACCCTAATGCGTCTAGGCTCTGGATGCTTAGTCATCTCGACGTTGTTCCTCCAGGCGATTTATCCAAGTGGACTGTTACTAAGCCGTTTGAACCCGTTATCAGAGACGGTAAGGTTTATGGTAGAGGCAGTGAGGATAATGGGCAGGCAATTGTTTCATCCCTTTACGCTGTAAAAGCCCTCATGGAGCTAGGCGTGAAACCTAGAAGAACAGTGGTGTTAGCCTTCGTCAGCGATGAGGAGACTGGAAGCAAGTATGGCCTGGGATACCTGGTGGAAAAGCATAGGGAGTTGTTCAGGGACAATGATCTCGTCCTGGTACCCGATGCAGGTGTACCCGATGGCTCCTTCATAGAGATAGCAGAGAAGAGCATCCTATGGGTTAAAATAAGGATTACTGGTGCACAGACGCATGCTAGTACCCCGCACAGGGGTATTAATGTCCATGCTGTTGCATCGAGGATCACAAGCAACCTGTACAGGTACCTATATAAAAAATACTCGGAGAGAGACGAGCTCTTCGATCCACCGCTCAGCACTTTTGAGCCGACTATGACGTTCAACCCAAGTAACGCGCCGAACATTATACCGGGAGAATATGGTGTTGTATTTGACTGCAGGATACTCCCTAAGTACAGTATAGATGATGTATTAAGAGATATGAAAAATACTTGTAAAAACACGATACGCAGATTCAAGGGTCTAGCTAGTGGAAAGCCAGGTTTCAATATAGAGGTTCTCCAAAGGCTTGATGCCCCAGCTCCCACGCCAAAGGATAGCGAGATAGTGAGGCTACTTGAAAGAGCTTTAAGGGAGGTAAGGGGGATTCAGCCACGTGTAGGAGGTATTGGTGGAGGAACAGTTGCAGCGCTCTTTAGGAAAATCGGGTTACCTGCGGCTGTGTGGAGCACTATTGATGAAATGGCTCATCAGCCAAACGAGTATGCTAAAATAGATAACCTAGTCAATGATGCCAAGGTAATGGCTGCTCTGATGTTGTATTAA
- a CDS encoding carboxypeptidase M32, producing MYFQNEVVKEIIERYRQIWSIGHALSLMGWDSETYMPKAGVEERAIARAELSLLAQQLILKPEFVQLVDKASGLEGLNDYEKGVVRVLQREIRIMKAIPPRLLAELEKTTQEAMHAWRMAKEANDYEKFKPYLDKIIKLTREKADYLGWKEHPYDALLDLYEEGLTTRDVDRILEPLAKELKALLSSVVHEGRFPQKHPLEDERYERDWMERVNLEVLKIVGFPIGERSRLDVSAHPFTISIGLDDVRITTRYEGFDFKRSLLSTIHEFGHALYELQIDPGLKYTPLAEGASLGVHEGQSRFWENVIGRSREFVELIYPILRKNLPSVGRFTPEEVYLYFNTVRPSLIRTEADEVTYNLHIVLRARLEKLMIEGSVKADDLPELWNSLMEELVGVKPKTYSEGVLQDVHWSMGSIGYFPTYTLGNIIAAQLRYHIERKLKLSEKISRGEFESIREWLKNMIHRYGRTYPPKELLRMVFGEEYSVEPLVKYLKEKYVG from the coding sequence ATGTACTTCCAAAACGAGGTCGTGAAGGAGATAATTGAAAGGTATAGGCAGATATGGTCCATCGGTCATGCACTATCTCTAATGGGCTGGGATAGCGAGACCTATATGCCTAAGGCAGGAGTGGAAGAGAGGGCCATTGCCAGAGCCGAGCTCAGCCTTCTTGCCCAGCAGTTAATACTCAAACCCGAGTTTGTACAGCTCGTCGATAAAGCGAGTGGCTTAGAGGGGTTGAATGATTATGAGAAGGGTGTTGTTCGAGTACTCCAGCGTGAGATAAGGATTATGAAGGCGATACCTCCAAGACTCTTAGCTGAACTAGAGAAGACGACTCAGGAGGCGATGCATGCCTGGAGGATGGCTAAAGAAGCAAACGACTATGAGAAGTTCAAGCCCTACCTAGATAAAATAATCAAGCTCACGAGAGAGAAAGCGGATTACTTGGGCTGGAAGGAGCACCCATACGATGCTCTGCTGGATTTATACGAGGAGGGTTTGACCACGCGAGACGTGGATAGAATTTTAGAGCCCCTGGCTAAAGAGCTGAAAGCCTTGCTGAGTAGTGTCGTGCATGAGGGCAGATTCCCTCAGAAACACCCATTGGAAGACGAACGGTATGAGAGAGACTGGATGGAGCGGGTCAATTTAGAGGTCCTGAAGATTGTGGGCTTTCCTATTGGCGAGAGGTCTAGGCTTGATGTCTCAGCACACCCCTTCACAATATCCATCGGCTTAGACGATGTCAGAATTACAACGAGGTATGAAGGGTTCGACTTCAAGAGGAGCCTGTTGAGCACTATACATGAGTTTGGCCATGCTCTCTACGAGTTGCAGATCGATCCAGGCTTGAAATACACTCCCCTAGCCGAAGGCGCGAGCTTAGGCGTTCATGAGGGGCAGAGCCGTTTCTGGGAGAATGTAATCGGTAGGAGCCGTGAATTCGTAGAGCTCATATATCCTATATTAAGAAAGAATCTCCCGTCGGTAGGCAGATTCACGCCTGAGGAAGTCTACTTATACTTCAATACTGTTAGACCAAGCCTCATACGCACAGAGGCTGATGAAGTCACATACAACCTCCACATAGTATTGAGAGCCAGGCTTGAGAAGCTGATGATCGAAGGCTCAGTTAAAGCCGATGACCTGCCTGAACTATGGAACAGCCTGATGGAGGAGCTGGTTGGCGTTAAACCTAAGACTTACAGTGAAGGAGTTCTACAGGATGTTCACTGGAGTATGGGCTCGATAGGCTACTTCCCAACATACACTCTAGGAAACATTATAGCAGCCCAGCTTAGGTACCATATTGAGAGAAAACTGAAATTATCCGAGAAGATCTCTCGGGGAGAATTCGAGTCTATAAGAGAATGGTTGAAAAATATGATTCACAGGTACGGTAGGACATACCCACCTAAAGAGCTTCTCAGAATGGTCTTCGGGGAGGAATACTCGGTAGAACCACTAGTGAAATATTTGAAAGAGAAATACGTGGGGTAA
- a CDS encoding helix-turn-helix domain-containing protein, translating into MGEHYLGTTEFARILDVSRVTVIKWIKSGRITVYNVNGRWGIPYSEVERVLKCVQRIKRVVIYARVSSSTQRSDLDKQVEALKLWVSKNIPQAEYIVVSDSGYRQCLQG; encoded by the coding sequence ATGGGCGAGCACTATCTAGGTACAACCGAGTTTGCTAGAATTCTTGATGTGTCTAGGGTTACTGTGATTAAGTGGATTAAGAGTGGTAGGATTACTGTTTATAATGTTAACGGTAGGTGGGGGATCCCGTATAGTGAGGTCGAGAGAGTTCTCAAATGTGTTCAAAGGATTAAGCGTGTAGTGATATACGCTAGAGTATCTAGCAGTACACAGAGGAGTGATCTCGATAAACAGGTTGAAGCCCTCAAGCTCTGGGTCAGTAAGAATATTCCTCAAGCAGAGTACATAGTCGTCAGCGATAGTGGTTATCGGCAATGTTTACAAGGGTAA
- a CDS encoding thermonuclease family protein: MGGKSVATILLMFPMLLSIASILIYHVPGVVGIYQLPFPDARVVVTSVVDGDTLRIAPAIMVAGDYRDTVRLADINAPELNTTEGQDALGNLTYLVTQYGPVVYLDIDSIKGVDIYGRIIAVAYLRYNSTHLLNINEWLVENGYAQVYNFTDNEFDPSTWSLYEEYSDSNDSSPTVSSTTITTYNPGYYSSHNGFMYTGYSGRHVFAVMEEYNSTSNKQPRVMAWIMNPDGIVYAPTILTCYNGSSTSGFQGFVSTASNSSGVLVLWSQYEDTIGGTKYQRSLEYAFINYNGSINAQGYIGIESYQYAPVVFGLPGYDGWLVSYITTIRDSTTNIYTSYVRLVGIDSSLGSPATLLNSIVLASQTGVNQTVNATAVGFEYLSRVMVDTLSGRGVIVARGWNPDTWHDIGLVMYYVNSSGMPDLVWIPVDTRPGSQGPSPILASPSYSYYYNALYGNIHAAMSTNSSVSRVLVVYNGTSTTLDYFVYDVTNNITVKAPSILAGGLRDNYSYYPYVIPLNGDGWIVVYSDGYGNYNATLVDFNGNIVKSVPVATSIDWVRGLYDPVEKTVLLTFREKINNNTVIAYYSPDLTPSNYTVKTWKTIPLFPVMVANNKLLILGVGSTIIVTVEGVYNKPKILTPTTTTTTTTTTTTTTPTTTPTTTTTTTTATTTTPTTTTTTTPGMTTTVTRTVTQVVIVPTTITSTIIVTNTTTATVTSTETVTQTITTPITLTTTKTETVTQTTTQPVTTTVAKTDTTTVTVKETISTTMTQIYTTTETETMTQTTTQPTTITVKELDYTTSIGVGIGVAVILASLLYYITRR, from the coding sequence ATGGGTGGAAAGTCTGTTGCAACTATCTTATTAATGTTCCCGATGCTCCTCTCAATAGCATCCATACTAATATATCATGTGCCGGGAGTAGTGGGCATATACCAGCTACCATTCCCAGATGCAAGGGTCGTAGTTACAAGTGTGGTGGATGGTGACACATTAAGGATCGCGCCAGCAATAATGGTTGCAGGCGATTACAGGGACACTGTTAGGCTAGCTGATATCAATGCCCCCGAATTAAATACCACTGAGGGGCAGGATGCACTCGGTAATCTAACCTACCTGGTCACTCAATATGGACCAGTCGTCTACCTCGACATAGACTCCATTAAAGGCGTCGATATCTACGGTAGGATAATCGCGGTAGCCTATCTCAGATATAATTCAACACACTTACTCAACATCAATGAGTGGTTAGTGGAAAACGGGTATGCCCAAGTGTATAATTTTACAGACAACGAGTTCGACCCCAGTACATGGAGTCTATACGAGGAATACTCGGACAGCAATGACAGCTCTCCCACGGTATCATCGACAACGATAACTACTTATAATCCTGGATATTATTCATCACATAATGGATTCATGTATACTGGTTACAGTGGAAGACATGTATTCGCAGTGATGGAGGAATATAACTCAACGAGTAACAAACAGCCTAGGGTGATGGCCTGGATAATGAATCCTGATGGAATTGTTTACGCACCAACTATTCTCACATGCTACAATGGATCAAGTACAAGCGGATTCCAGGGCTTCGTTAGCACCGCATCAAATAGTAGTGGTGTACTAGTGCTATGGAGCCAGTATGAGGATACTATTGGTGGAACAAAGTATCAGAGAAGCCTAGAGTACGCGTTCATAAACTATAATGGAAGTATTAATGCGCAAGGATATATAGGTATCGAGAGCTACCAGTATGCCCCGGTGGTGTTCGGACTACCCGGTTACGATGGATGGCTTGTATCATATATTACGACTATAAGAGATAGTACGACAAACATCTATACTAGTTATGTTAGGCTTGTGGGTATTGATAGTAGTCTAGGCTCTCCTGCAACCCTCTTGAATTCAATAGTACTGGCCTCTCAAACCGGCGTTAATCAAACAGTCAACGCTACAGCAGTCGGTTTCGAGTATCTCTCAAGGGTTATGGTTGACACTTTAAGCGGTAGGGGTGTGATAGTTGCTAGGGGCTGGAACCCCGATACTTGGCATGACATAGGACTTGTAATGTACTATGTAAACTCCTCGGGTATGCCGGATCTAGTCTGGATACCGGTTGATACTAGGCCTGGGTCTCAGGGACCTTCGCCTATCTTAGCTAGTCCTTCGTATTCGTATTACTATAACGCATTATACGGTAATATCCATGCAGCCATGAGCACTAATAGCTCGGTATCCCGTGTCCTCGTTGTATACAATGGCACTAGTACTACACTGGATTACTTCGTCTACGATGTAACAAATAATATTACTGTGAAAGCACCAAGCATCTTGGCTGGTGGTCTACGCGATAACTACTCCTATTACCCCTATGTCATACCCCTCAATGGAGATGGATGGATTGTAGTATATAGTGATGGCTATGGCAACTACAACGCGACTCTAGTAGACTTTAACGGTAACATAGTTAAGAGCGTACCAGTGGCTACAAGCATAGACTGGGTTAGAGGGCTCTATGACCCCGTTGAAAAAACGGTTCTCCTAACCTTTAGAGAGAAGATAAATAATAATACTGTGATAGCGTACTATAGTCCTGATTTAACACCATCGAATTACACTGTGAAAACCTGGAAGACAATTCCACTTTTCCCAGTAATGGTTGCTAATAACAAGTTATTGATCCTAGGGGTTGGAAGCACTATAATAGTCACTGTTGAAGGAGTCTATAACAAGCCTAAGATACTCACTCCAACCACAACCACTACAACAACTACAACCACTACTACGACCACTCCCACTACGACTCCTACGACTACAACAACTACCACCACAGCAACTACGACTACTCCCACCACTACAACCACTACAACGCCGGGTATGACGACAACGGTGACGAGAACGGTAACCCAGGTTGTGATAGTGCCTACGACTATTACATCGACTATAATTGTAACTAATACTACTACGGCCACAGTAACCTCCACTGAGACCGTGACTCAAACAATTACCACGCCTATCACGTTAACCACTACTAAGACTGAGACCGTGACTCAAACCACTACCCAGCCTGTAACCACCACTGTGGCCAAGACCGATACCACTACAGTCACTGTTAAGGAAACAATTTCAACCACGATGACTCAGATATACACGACCACGGAGACTGAGACCATGACTCAAACCACTACCCAGCCAACTACTATAACTGTGAAAGAACTCGACTATACTACATCAATAGGCGTGGGTATAGGTGTAGCCGTGATTCTAGCCTCGCTACTCTACTATATAACACGTAGATGA
- a CDS encoding 30S ribosomal protein S25e — MSEKKKPAQQASSSKEFRANIFEPTEDILKRLKTAVSKQGVKYYTPYILAQELNIRVSVARKILREAEKKGILKLYCGGRRAPIYVPA; from the coding sequence ATGTCAGAGAAGAAGAAGCCCGCCCAGCAAGCATCCAGTAGTAAAGAATTCAGGGCGAACATATTTGAGCCTACAGAGGACATCCTGAAAAGACTTAAGACAGCGGTATCCAAGCAAGGGGTAAAATACTATACACCATACATACTCGCCCAGGAGCTCAATATTAGAGTGAGCGTTGCCAGGAAGATACTCAGGGAAGCCGAGAAGAAAGGAATACTTAAACTATATTGTGGTGGCAGGAGAGCCCCGATATATGTTCCGGCTTAA
- a CDS encoding DUF998 domain-containing protein yields the protein MMTRYLPLASVIIPLICILASMAYSPWFNIFGNALSDLGHAVKSSVAPLFNIGLIFGGLSAYTTAIVSQRIDKHYNMVLMYTGVSLILVGVFDEVYGLLHFIVSVLFFIGIALFLLLANLKEKMKIVKLYSAMALVVIIMVWAIHFAYGVPRGAAIPEITSVALFAPVYLYIYW from the coding sequence ATGATGACTAGGTACCTGCCCCTAGCCTCGGTAATAATACCTCTTATATGCATACTTGCCTCGATGGCGTACTCTCCATGGTTCAATATATTTGGCAACGCTCTCAGTGATCTAGGGCACGCAGTTAAAAGCAGTGTAGCCCCCTTGTTTAATATAGGACTCATATTTGGAGGGCTTTCAGCATATACTACAGCCATTGTGTCACAGCGTATAGATAAACACTACAATATGGTGCTCATGTATACAGGTGTCTCATTGATCCTAGTCGGAGTATTTGATGAGGTATATGGCTTGCTCCACTTTATTGTATCAGTCTTATTCTTCATTGGGATAGCGTTGTTTCTGTTGCTAGCAAACTTGAAGGAGAAGATGAAGATTGTTAAACTATACTCGGCGATGGCACTAGTTGTAATAATAATGGTTTGGGCTATTCACTTCGCATATGGGGTGCCGAGGGGAGCGGCTATACCAGAGATTACCTCTGTCGCGTTATTCGCCCCAGTCTACCTCTATATATATTGGTAA
- a CDS encoding ABC transporter permease, which translates to MLGDVRLILFIAQRDLSRFWRYKYWLAGQVAMNLADILIFGLIFRGIVNPVLIPDYIKFITPGILSLSIFISSFSIGREVGIELRREVTLYLVSLPVKRTVLAIGRIVSGVLRGLIYQFGFLLFAVIILGMPCLTRWLYILYTSLLLATVMASLSISLSTVTRDFNLQATIRSLMYNILFFVSNIFYPETVVKARLGFASPIVNYSPLSMATSIYRWSFGYIENIDLAYNALGLLAWTIVIFILAYKLYIRNLVG; encoded by the coding sequence ATGTTGGGGGATGTCAGGCTAATACTATTTATTGCACAAAGGGATTTATCACGTTTCTGGCGGTATAAATACTGGCTAGCTGGCCAGGTAGCTATGAACCTGGCCGATATACTTATCTTTGGATTAATCTTCAGGGGGATAGTTAATCCAGTACTTATACCGGATTACATAAAGTTCATCACGCCAGGGATCCTAAGCCTCTCAATATTTATTTCATCCTTCAGTATTGGCAGAGAGGTCGGTATAGAGCTGAGAAGGGAGGTTACATTATACCTGGTTTCACTACCGGTTAAGAGAACAGTGCTAGCGATCGGACGCATAGTAAGTGGGGTGCTTAGGGGCTTAATTTACCAGTTTGGCTTCCTATTATTTGCTGTGATAATACTGGGGATGCCGTGTTTAACTAGGTGGCTATATATACTTTATACATCTCTTCTACTAGCTACTGTAATGGCTAGTCTCTCTATTTCGCTCTCAACTGTCACAAGGGACTTCAACTTACAGGCTACAATAAGATCGCTTATGTACAATATACTCTTCTTTGTCTCAAATATATTCTACCCTGAGACAGTTGTGAAGGCTAGGCTGGGGTTTGCATCCCCGATAGTCAATTACTCTCCCTTATCCATGGCTACCAGTATATATAGATGGAGCTTCGGCTACATTGAAAACATAGATCTCGCCTACAATGCTCTTGGGCTTCTCGCTTGGACAATAGTGATATTTATCTTAGCGTACAAGCTATATATTAGAAACCTGGTTGGGTGA
- a CDS encoding ABC transporter — translation MFFLSDLRDLIHVIEWDLERLKTQKVFVAMRLSWFVIQVFIFARAISLIVRQLTGVNYYEFYLLGVYVSILYSTSISRGYVIADEFDDGIVEYHLSLPIKRNIFVLGRILGCSLAALLFTLPMMLIVLIAVNALNLTGLLVSMIMAYIFSIGVVGLVILVVLNVKSTDATDILFGTIDAILVRLSSIFYPLPIIQAIGIAPYYYAALFNPLTSIADFIRLLFIPEFTLYTVSPYALVLYILGFSIGMIVLAMEHYTKKLEAGGWK, via the coding sequence GTGTTCTTTCTTAGTGATCTAAGAGATTTAATCCATGTTATCGAATGGGATTTAGAAAGACTCAAGACGCAGAAAGTCTTCGTTGCAATGAGGCTTAGCTGGTTTGTGATCCAGGTATTCATATTTGCAAGAGCCATATCCCTTATAGTTAGACAGTTAACCGGGGTAAACTACTATGAATTCTACCTGCTAGGAGTATATGTGTCGATACTGTATTCAACAAGCATATCAAGGGGATACGTGATAGCGGATGAATTTGATGATGGAATAGTCGAATATCATTTATCTCTCCCTATTAAAAGAAACATCTTCGTGCTGGGCAGGATACTTGGGTGCTCCCTGGCTGCATTATTATTCACATTACCCATGATGCTTATTGTATTAATCGCTGTGAACGCTTTAAACCTAACCGGCTTACTCGTTTCAATGATAATGGCTTACATATTCTCCATAGGCGTAGTTGGTTTAGTTATACTTGTGGTGTTAAATGTGAAATCAACCGATGCAACCGATATACTCTTCGGCACCATTGACGCTATACTGGTAAGGCTGAGCAGTATATTCTACCCATTACCTATAATACAAGCAATAGGGATAGCCCCTTACTATTATGCAGCGCTATTCAATCCATTAACAAGCATCGCAGATTTCATAAGGCTCCTATTCATACCCGAGTTCACGCTATACACCGTCTCCCCATACGCACTAGTACTTTACATCCTGGGTTTCAGTATCGGGATGATTGTACTGGCTATGGAGCATTACACTAAGAAGCTTGAGGCGGGTGGGTGGAAGTAA
- a CDS encoding ABC transporter ATP-binding protein translates to MSGIHAVEIRSFTKKFGDFTAVDDLNLDIYEGEIFGLLGPNGSGKTTTLLTIATIYKPTSGDIYVYGHSVTREDYAVRKITGIAFQDPKALWVDKPYDLLMWHAKVVGYSGEEARKVVREVMETLGLWEHRNKYFYQLSGGTRKKVELAKVLIQKPRLAILDEPTAQVDVLAKHALWNIIEGLKKEGTTVILATNDMFEAERVCERIAIIYKGRLRALGTISELKDMIPGGDVVEIQVNNDKLPNNIVERLNEYGRVEFKNGVLRVYLEKGEEKVVDIVDLLKKNNITVSRLMIKEPTLDDVFTYLTGASLRGEG, encoded by the coding sequence ATGAGTGGAATCCACGCGGTTGAAATACGCTCTTTTACTAAGAAATTCGGTGATTTCACAGCTGTCGACGATTTAAACCTGGATATATATGAGGGGGAGATCTTTGGTCTCCTTGGGCCAAATGGCTCTGGTAAAACAACGACCTTGCTCACCATAGCCACTATATATAAGCCTACAAGCGGCGACATATACGTGTATGGACACAGTGTTACACGGGAGGATTACGCTGTAAGAAAAATCACTGGGATAGCCTTTCAGGATCCGAAAGCACTCTGGGTGGATAAACCATATGATCTATTAATGTGGCATGCAAAGGTAGTAGGCTACAGTGGTGAAGAAGCTAGGAAAGTAGTAAGGGAGGTCATGGAAACCCTGGGGCTCTGGGAGCACCGTAATAAATACTTCTACCAGTTAAGCGGGGGTACCCGTAAAAAAGTGGAGCTGGCTAAAGTATTGATTCAAAAGCCGAGACTTGCAATACTGGATGAGCCAACGGCTCAAGTAGATGTCTTGGCCAAGCATGCTTTATGGAACATAATAGAGGGGTTGAAGAAGGAGGGTACGACTGTTATACTTGCAACCAACGATATGTTTGAAGCTGAAAGGGTGTGTGAGAGGATAGCTATAATATATAAGGGCCGTCTAAGAGCGCTTGGAACGATCAGCGAGCTCAAGGATATGATTCCAGGCGGCGACGTGGTGGAGATACAGGTTAACAATGATAAACTTCCTAATAATATTGTAGAGAGGCTTAATGAGTATGGTAGAGTAGAGTTTAAGAACGGAGTTCTCAGAGTATACCTTGAGAAAGGAGAGGAGAAGGTAGTAGACATAGTGGATTTATTAAAGAAGAATAATATCACCGTGTCAAGGCTGATGATCAAGGAGCCAACCCTTGACGATGTGTTCACATATTTAACAGGAGCTAGTCTCAGGGGAGAGGGATAG